One genomic region from Enterobacter hormaechei ATCC 49162 encodes:
- a CDS encoding CS1 type fimbrial major subunit, with translation MNRQFNVIKTTLAAAFISCAAMTGAANATESQSYTINLSATVPSDTFQVIPVDAGWIDQTQDMGYDIASSKLQIFEKPFQYKNTAGAIQATLTGNLNSDGKPQLSNGTDVIPLAVSFNNTPLSKTATEVVSESAAKAGGRTSLKITQADDAALTVNGMFTGSVAMIFEPVVAVTP, from the coding sequence ATGAATCGTCAATTTAATGTAATTAAAACTACGCTGGCTGCTGCATTCATCTCTTGTGCCGCAATGACCGGCGCAGCGAATGCTACTGAGAGCCAGAGTTACACCATTAACCTGTCGGCCACCGTACCTTCAGATACCTTCCAGGTGATCCCAGTTGATGCAGGCTGGATCGATCAGACCCAGGACATGGGGTATGACATCGCCAGCAGCAAGCTGCAAATTTTTGAGAAGCCGTTCCAGTACAAAAACACGGCTGGCGCAATTCAGGCGACCCTGACCGGTAACCTCAATTCTGACGGCAAACCCCAGCTCTCTAATGGTACCGATGTTATTCCGCTGGCTGTGAGCTTTAACAATACGCCACTCAGCAAAACCGCAACGGAAGTGGTAAGCGAAAGTGCGGCGAAAGCAGGGGGGCGTACTTCACTGAAAATCACCCAGGCCGATGATGCCGCTCTGACCGTGAACGGGATGTTTACCGGCTCAGTTGCGATGATTTTCGAGCCTGTTGTCGCTGTGACTCCTTAA
- a CDS encoding 2-hydroxyacid dehydrogenase codes for MKLAVYSTKQYDKKYLQHVNETYGFDLEFFDFLLTEKTAKTAHGCEGVCIFVNDDGSRPVLEELKKQGVKYIALRCAGFNNVDLDAAKELGLKVVRVPAYSPEAVAEHAIGMMMSLNRRIHRAYQRTRDANFSLEGLTGFTMYGKTAGVIGTGKIGVAALRILKGFGMRLLAFDPYPSAAALELGVEYVDLKTLFSQSDVISLHCPLTPENYHLLNQSAFDQMKDGVMIINTSRGGLIDSQAAIEALKTQKIGALGMDVYENERDLFFEDKSNDVIQDDVFRRLSACHNVLFTGHQAFLTAEALISISETTLGNLRQLEKGEACPNAIV; via the coding sequence ATGAAACTCGCGGTATATAGCACAAAGCAGTACGACAAAAAGTATCTGCAACATGTTAACGAGACGTACGGTTTCGATCTTGAATTTTTCGACTTTCTGCTGACTGAAAAGACGGCGAAGACTGCCCACGGCTGCGAAGGTGTCTGTATTTTCGTTAACGACGACGGCAGCCGACCGGTGCTGGAAGAGTTGAAAAAGCAGGGCGTGAAATACATTGCCCTGCGCTGCGCGGGTTTTAACAACGTCGATCTTGATGCCGCCAAAGAGTTGGGTCTGAAGGTCGTTCGCGTCCCGGCCTATTCTCCGGAAGCCGTGGCAGAACATGCCATCGGGATGATGATGTCGCTCAACCGTCGTATTCACCGTGCCTATCAGCGTACCCGTGATGCCAACTTCTCTCTGGAGGGGCTGACGGGGTTTACCATGTACGGTAAAACCGCAGGCGTCATTGGCACCGGCAAAATCGGCGTGGCCGCCCTTCGCATTCTTAAAGGATTTGGCATGCGCCTGCTGGCGTTTGATCCGTATCCCAGCGCCGCTGCGCTGGAGCTGGGCGTGGAGTATGTCGATCTGAAGACGCTCTTTTCTCAGTCGGACGTTATCTCCCTGCACTGTCCGCTGACCCCGGAAAACTATCACCTGCTTAACCAGTCGGCGTTCGACCAGATGAAAGACGGCGTGATGATCATCAATACCAGCCGCGGCGGGCTGATCGACTCTCAGGCCGCTATCGAAGCGTTAAAAACGCAAAAAATCGGCGCATTAGGTATGGATGTCTATGAGAACGAACGCGATCTGTTCTTCGAAGATAAATCTAACGACGTGATCCAGGACGATGTGTTCCGTCGCCTGTCGGCCTGCCACAACGTGTTGTTCACCGGCCACCAGGCGTTTCTGACCGCCGAAGCGCTGATCAGTATTTCAGAAACCACGCTGGGGAATTTGCGTCAACTCGAAAAGGGCGAAGCGTGCCCTAACGCCATAGTGTAA
- a CDS encoding GnsA/GnsB family addiction module toxin translates to MNVDALTQKAEEEISALITKKISELRKKTGQEVSEIEFIAREAMTGLEGYEVKIKLI, encoded by the coding sequence ATGAACGTTGACGCACTGACGCAAAAGGCAGAAGAAGAAATTTCAGCGCTTATCACCAAAAAAATTTCCGAGTTACGTAAAAAAACAGGGCAGGAAGTGTCTGAAATTGAGTTTATCGCTCGTGAAGCCATGACTGGCCTCGAGGGATATGAGGTAAAAATCAAACTCATCTAG
- a CDS encoding pyrroloquinoline quinone-dependent dehydrogenase: protein MHNDKHYPFIKVSMTALALLAAPLALQAQDKAAEASQGTQESLNIDAADQQAPGTTKTTDDASTGNGGEQKAASTSQPATPLVPGTATWDSFHGQLNAQKYSPLTQITADNVGKLTKVWEFHTGDVSDGKGDTPATVWSATPIFANDTLYIGTPFDRLIALDPGTGKEKWHYDTKSSRKALTQPVLKNRGVSYWQAKNPVNGQACQKIVYMGTVDGKLFALDADSGKPCSDFADNGVLDLNQWNTVNAKYPLSVLQPPTVVGNHLLVGWAGKDWAYAEAPPGTVFSVNARTGKLEWTFEAIPAEIRKRTGTANVWTHMSADEANGLVYLPVSSPSPNYWGGNRADAIPLGTSTTALDINTGKVVWSRQWVHHDVWDYDINSAPTLMDITVDGKQIPALIQATKQGFLFVVNRLTGEDVWPIEERPVPQGDGSVQGEVLSPTQPFPTKPAPLLDQSKKPAIWKLADIVGGGQCSRLWDNLTYEGMYTPPTTKGEGTLTYPDSAGGVQWGGVAFDPQKQIAIVNTSHIVQYVKLYSREDYDNADKDSGNESGFAPQEGAPYGMRLLVASNWLGMPCWQPPFGEIVALDMHTGDVKWRRPVGASQQYGFFMPESWGSPTIGGPAVTAGGVIFIGASMDAKVRAYSVESGDELWSDQVEAPAVANPSVYEYKGRQYVAFVAGGNTILKDQVGDQVVVYALPE, encoded by the coding sequence GTGCACAACGATAAGCATTATCCCTTCATAAAAGTCAGTATGACGGCGCTGGCGCTGCTGGCCGCTCCGCTCGCGCTACAGGCGCAGGATAAGGCCGCTGAAGCCTCTCAGGGAACCCAGGAATCGCTTAATATCGATGCGGCCGATCAACAGGCACCTGGAACCACAAAAACAACAGACGATGCCTCAACCGGCAACGGTGGCGAACAGAAAGCCGCTTCGACGAGCCAGCCAGCGACGCCGCTGGTGCCCGGCACCGCCACCTGGGACAGCTTCCACGGCCAGCTTAACGCCCAGAAATACAGCCCGTTGACCCAGATTACGGCGGATAACGTCGGGAAATTAACGAAAGTCTGGGAGTTCCACACCGGTGATGTCTCGGATGGGAAAGGCGACACGCCAGCCACCGTCTGGTCCGCAACGCCCATATTCGCCAACGACACGCTCTACATCGGCACCCCTTTCGATCGCCTGATTGCGCTGGATCCGGGGACGGGTAAAGAGAAGTGGCACTATGACACCAAATCGTCGCGCAAGGCGCTGACCCAGCCGGTGCTGAAAAACCGCGGCGTTTCCTACTGGCAGGCCAAAAATCCGGTGAACGGTCAGGCATGTCAGAAGATCGTCTATATGGGCACCGTTGACGGTAAACTCTTTGCGCTGGACGCCGATTCAGGCAAGCCGTGCAGTGATTTTGCGGACAACGGCGTGCTGGATCTGAACCAGTGGAACACGGTGAACGCGAAGTATCCGCTCTCTGTCCTGCAACCGCCAACCGTTGTCGGCAACCATCTGCTGGTGGGCTGGGCCGGGAAAGACTGGGCCTATGCCGAAGCGCCTCCGGGCACCGTATTTTCCGTCAACGCCCGGACCGGTAAGCTTGAATGGACCTTTGAAGCGATCCCGGCAGAGATCCGCAAGCGCACCGGTACCGCCAACGTCTGGACGCACATGTCCGCCGATGAGGCCAATGGTCTGGTCTATCTCCCGGTTTCATCGCCGTCACCTAACTATTGGGGCGGCAACCGTGCCGACGCTATTCCGCTCGGCACCTCGACCACCGCGCTGGACATCAACACAGGTAAAGTGGTCTGGTCCCGTCAGTGGGTACACCACGACGTCTGGGATTACGACATCAACTCTGCCCCGACGCTGATGGACATCACCGTAGACGGCAAGCAGATCCCGGCGCTGATTCAGGCCACCAAGCAGGGTTTCCTGTTTGTGGTTAACCGCCTGACGGGGGAGGACGTATGGCCAATCGAAGAACGTCCGGTTCCGCAGGGTGATGGTTCGGTCCAGGGCGAAGTGCTCTCGCCTACGCAGCCGTTCCCGACCAAACCCGCGCCGCTGCTCGACCAGTCGAAAAAACCGGCAATCTGGAAGCTGGCGGATATCGTCGGTGGCGGCCAGTGCTCCCGCCTGTGGGATAACCTGACCTATGAGGGAATGTATACCCCGCCTACCACCAAAGGCGAAGGCACACTCACCTATCCCGACAGCGCCGGCGGCGTGCAGTGGGGCGGGGTGGCGTTCGATCCGCAAAAACAGATCGCCATCGTCAACACCTCGCATATCGTCCAGTACGTGAAGCTCTACAGCCGTGAGGATTACGATAACGCGGACAAAGATTCCGGCAACGAGAGCGGCTTTGCCCCGCAGGAAGGCGCCCCGTACGGTATGCGTCTGCTGGTGGCGAGCAACTGGCTGGGCATGCCGTGCTGGCAGCCGCCGTTTGGTGAAATCGTGGCGCTGGACATGCACACGGGGGATGTGAAATGGCGTCGTCCGGTTGGTGCTTCCCAGCAGTATGGCTTCTTTATGCCGGAAAGCTGGGGTTCACCTACCATTGGAGGTCCGGCTGTGACAGCGGGCGGCGTGATCTTCATCGGCGCTTCAATGGATGCCAAAGTGCGTGCCTACTCGGTCGAGAGCGGTGACGAGTTGTGGTCCGATCAGGTAGAAGCTCCGGCGGTAGCGAACCCGTCCGTCTATGAATATAAAGGTCGCCAGTATGTGGCCTTCGTGGCTGGTGGGAATACCATCCTGAAGGATCAGGTGGGAGACCAGGTGGTGGTTTACGCGCTGCCAGAATAA
- a CDS encoding DUF1471 domain-containing protein, with amino-acid sequence MKKALLGSVLALTVASFGASAADMISKDEAHHFKLEYLGNVSVGASGGQISSPSDLHQKLSKLADEKGGKYYVIIAAREHGPNFQAVAEVFK; translated from the coding sequence ATGAAAAAAGCACTATTAGGGAGTGTATTGGCTTTAACAGTAGCAAGCTTCGGCGCATCTGCGGCAGATATGATTTCCAAAGATGAAGCGCACCACTTCAAACTTGAATACCTTGGAAATGTATCTGTAGGGGCTTCAGGTGGACAAATTTCGTCACCTTCAGATCTTCATCAAAAACTCTCGAAACTGGCCGACGAGAAGGGCGGGAAATACTACGTCATCATCGCTGCGCGTGAGCATGGCCCTAACTTCCAGGCCGTAGCAGAAGTGTTCAAATAA
- a CDS encoding DUF4142 domain-containing protein gives MHTSKTLKGLLAVSAVAAMFSTVGVQAQTTSAAQTQTAGQAKPDARLSSGDEKALKDMAQANINEVAAARLALDKAQTSEVKTFAQKMVDDHGAALTKVQAVAQKKGVELPTEPDAAHKALNSRLENQKGDAFDKMYMEYAGVKDHEKVLSKLKSDASKIDDPDVKALANEHTPVVEQHLKSAEQMSTHSGASADK, from the coding sequence ATGCACACGAGTAAAACCCTGAAAGGGCTGCTAGCCGTATCAGCAGTTGCAGCAATGTTCAGCACCGTTGGCGTACAAGCCCAGACGACAAGCGCCGCACAAACTCAAACTGCGGGCCAGGCTAAACCGGACGCCAGACTCAGCTCCGGCGACGAGAAAGCATTGAAGGACATGGCGCAGGCCAATATCAACGAAGTTGCCGCCGCCAGGCTCGCCCTGGACAAGGCCCAAACCAGTGAAGTGAAAACATTCGCCCAGAAAATGGTCGACGATCACGGCGCCGCGCTGACCAAAGTCCAGGCCGTTGCCCAGAAAAAGGGCGTAGAACTGCCGACCGAGCCTGACGCCGCGCATAAAGCCCTGAACTCAAGGCTGGAAAACCAGAAGGGTGACGCGTTTGACAAGATGTATATGGAATACGCCGGTGTGAAGGACCACGAGAAGGTGCTGTCGAAGCTTAAGAGCGACGCCAGTAAAATCGACGATCCGGATGTGAAGGCGCTGGCCAACGAGCACACGCCGGTGGTTGAGCAGCACCTGAAGTCCGCCGAGCAGATGTCAACGCACTCCGGCGCATCAGCCGATAAATAA
- a CDS encoding TcfC E-set like domain-containing protein, giving the protein MAQVYLNDTLLFEAAISLTESGDVRLIRTIEESESVDSDVRNRWKEVLDKGISVGECTNQCPSGLMAAEYLLDSSILKLYTSHYETARTENSFISLPEKMPGGMIMYNDITATNSDNTRSWGINSSLTTSLLGWSQRVSFQSSGTDGQYHYSSSTLYELYSQKELPGHFVRLGFFTPDSDTGNVEMSGFGYDTVVGAMWGTSDALLINGDSVSAWPVYVTGQNQSVAEVWRDGRLIHTQQLETGVQALDTRRLPGGIYDITIKIIENGKTVDTQQAQIYKPQGWNNPDKRWRMNLWGGQQQTIGTSTRYGNDNPHPAAAGGGIDYLVHPRVVMGVSGAATENEHQVRVRSNVTLTPSDSLFAQYTTGNNDVQSNQNTDIRYYRTIPGGGAASLYWRSTTTDVYGHQTRYRQQGDTWGASLSLRLPWTTSLTVNGQYTETAWRQGFGADVATTTLGTLAGRNMNFRVSAWDRPGFSNGRRDHGMSVGLSLSLAPSSRHAVSAETGMNQNHGYSSLSYQYQPDESSTLRTVGGGVSYSAKNTVFNANGSVDTPFVSADGWVQHHTQNSSNTAGGNLSQVLMLGGGKLASSSGSASRSTGAALIVDVDSDHNDIGILASGKMSETRLLPGRNVVPAEQWRKEVIQFSATGGDSVRVFPEQQSIQLNKGSVQYVQVKAVKTYTLVGTLQDDQGELLKNRFVESDISGAVINAEGVLTLETGSKNKTLLLREEGGKPPLKCSIPAADNAGNNAIRFVEDLKCSVMN; this is encoded by the coding sequence ATGGCTCAGGTATATCTGAATGACACCCTTTTATTCGAGGCTGCAATTTCGTTAACGGAAAGCGGTGATGTTCGTCTTATACGTACCATTGAGGAGTCAGAAAGCGTCGATTCGGATGTCAGGAACCGGTGGAAAGAGGTGCTCGATAAAGGCATATCAGTGGGTGAATGTACTAATCAGTGTCCGTCAGGCCTGATGGCAGCAGAGTATCTGCTCGATAGCTCGATTCTAAAACTGTACACCTCTCATTATGAAACAGCACGAACCGAGAACAGCTTTATCTCACTGCCGGAAAAAATGCCCGGCGGAATGATTATGTACAACGATATCACTGCCACCAACAGTGATAACACGCGTAGCTGGGGTATTAACTCATCGCTTACCACGTCGTTGCTGGGCTGGAGCCAGCGAGTGTCATTCCAGTCTTCTGGTACTGACGGGCAATACCATTACAGCAGCAGCACACTCTACGAACTGTATTCGCAGAAAGAGCTGCCGGGACATTTCGTTCGTCTCGGCTTTTTCACTCCCGACAGCGATACGGGCAACGTTGAGATGTCCGGGTTTGGGTATGACACGGTTGTGGGGGCCATGTGGGGAACATCCGACGCTTTATTGATTAACGGCGACAGCGTCAGCGCCTGGCCGGTCTATGTGACAGGACAGAATCAGTCCGTCGCGGAAGTCTGGCGCGACGGGCGGCTCATCCATACGCAACAGCTCGAAACGGGTGTGCAGGCGCTGGACACGCGACGACTGCCGGGCGGTATCTACGACATCACGATAAAAATTATTGAAAATGGCAAGACCGTCGACACCCAGCAGGCCCAGATTTATAAACCTCAGGGCTGGAACAACCCTGACAAGCGCTGGCGCATGAACCTGTGGGGCGGGCAGCAGCAAACCATCGGTACAAGCACCCGCTATGGCAACGATAACCCTCACCCTGCGGCGGCCGGTGGCGGCATTGACTATCTTGTCCACCCGCGGGTGGTCATGGGGGTGAGCGGGGCGGCCACTGAGAATGAGCATCAGGTGCGGGTCAGAAGTAACGTTACGCTCACGCCCAGTGATTCGCTGTTTGCCCAGTACACGACGGGGAATAATGACGTCCAGTCCAATCAGAATACCGATATCCGCTATTACCGTACTATCCCGGGAGGAGGGGCTGCCAGCCTGTACTGGCGTTCGACGACCACCGACGTTTATGGTCACCAGACACGTTATCGCCAGCAAGGGGATACCTGGGGGGCGTCATTATCGCTGCGTTTACCCTGGACAACCTCGTTGACGGTAAACGGACAATATACAGAAACGGCCTGGCGGCAGGGCTTTGGGGCTGATGTTGCTACCACCACGTTGGGAACGCTTGCAGGGCGTAACATGAATTTTCGGGTCAGTGCCTGGGATCGCCCCGGGTTTAGCAACGGGCGTCGGGACCACGGCATGTCGGTGGGGCTGAGCCTGTCGCTTGCGCCATCCTCACGACACGCGGTGTCAGCTGAAACGGGTATGAACCAGAATCACGGCTACTCCAGCCTCAGCTACCAGTACCAGCCTGATGAGAGCAGTACGCTTCGCACCGTGGGTGGCGGTGTGTCCTATAGCGCGAAGAACACGGTTTTTAATGCAAACGGGTCGGTAGATACCCCGTTCGTCAGCGCTGACGGCTGGGTGCAGCATCATACGCAAAACAGCTCAAACACAGCAGGGGGCAACCTCAGCCAGGTGCTTATGCTTGGAGGGGGAAAACTGGCATCCTCCAGCGGGAGTGCCAGTCGCAGCACCGGGGCAGCACTCATCGTTGATGTTGACTCGGACCACAATGACATCGGTATCCTGGCCTCCGGGAAGATGTCAGAAACGCGTCTGTTGCCAGGCAGGAATGTGGTGCCAGCAGAACAGTGGAGAAAAGAGGTCATCCAGTTTAGCGCGACGGGGGGCGATAGTGTTCGGGTCTTTCCTGAACAACAGAGTATTCAGCTTAATAAGGGAAGCGTGCAGTACGTACAAGTGAAAGCAGTGAAAACCTATACGCTTGTTGGCACTTTGCAGGATGATCAGGGGGAACTGTTAAAAAACCGTTTTGTGGAAAGTGATATCAGCGGGGCGGTAATAAACGCAGAAGGGGTGTTGACGTTAGAAACGGGTTCAAAGAATAAAACCTTACTATTAAGAGAGGAAGGAGGAAAACCGCCGCTCAAATGCAGTATTCCAGCGGCAGATAATGCCGGGAATAATGCTATTCGTTTTGTTGAGGACCTGAAGTGCAGCGTGATGAATTAA
- a CDS encoding YdbH family protein: MKGKYKAAIALLLLLFLVPLTLLMTLAQWVPTLAGIWLPVGTRIAFEKSPRLTRHALIIPDLRYLVEECEIARMENVTLSHPSRWDLDIGALELNSVCLSKLPQSAPSTVAPKTLAQWQAILPNTWLTIHRFTLSPWQQWEGELHASLTPARQDITYKGEQVSVKGQLRGQTLSISQFDVHLPDQPQPVKLVGEFTLPLVPDGVPVKGHTVATFNVPQLSSLVDADLDWEDNQGQLVVMARDNPEPLLDLPWQITAQQLTISDGRWNWSASGMPMSGRVGLKVDNWQQGLEKATFTGRLNVLTQGDAGKGNAVLNIGPGSLSMENSAMPLHLSGEAKQNDLILYARLPAQLTGSLYEPQLTFEPGALLRSRGRIIDSLDIDEIRWPLAGVKLTQKGVDGRLQAILRAHENEMGDFELHLDGQANDFLPDNGLWQWRYWGKGNFTPMNARWDVRGTGEWRDNVIELTDLSTGFDKLQYGTMLVSKPRLVLDHPVRWSRDPENPTFSGALALNAGQTSFSGGSVLPPSVLTFSVDGTDPTVFQFKGKLHADDIGPVQVNGRWDGERLRGQAWWPKQSLTVFQPLIPPDWKMTLRGGEMYAQVAFSAAPDQGFEAGGHGVLNAGSAWMPDNEINGVDFVLPFRLSQGTWSLGTRGPVTLRIDEVKNLVTARNITADLQGDYPWTEANPLLLTNVKVEALGGKITMQQLRMPQHDPALLRVDNISSSELISAVNPKQFAMSGPVSGALPFWLDNEKWIIKDGWLTNPGPMTLRIDQDTADAIVKDNVVAGAAINWLRYMEISQSWTKLNVDNLGVLTMQATIKGTSRVEGKSSFVNLNYTHEENIFTLWRSLRFGDNLQTWFEQHAAIPLLRSSTGKESEEQQ, from the coding sequence ATGAAGGGTAAATACAAAGCCGCAATCGCGCTCTTACTGCTGCTATTTCTTGTGCCGCTGACGCTGCTGATGACGCTCGCCCAGTGGGTACCCACGCTCGCCGGGATCTGGCTTCCCGTAGGAACGCGTATCGCGTTTGAAAAAAGCCCACGGCTCACGCGCCACGCCCTGATCATCCCCGATCTCCGCTATCTGGTCGAAGAGTGCGAGATTGCCCGCATGGAAAACGTGACCCTGTCACACCCCAGCCGCTGGGATCTGGATATTGGCGCACTTGAACTTAACTCTGTCTGCCTGAGCAAACTGCCGCAATCAGCGCCCTCTACGGTGGCGCCGAAAACGCTGGCACAGTGGCAGGCCATCCTGCCCAATACCTGGCTGACCATCCACCGCTTTACCCTTTCTCCCTGGCAGCAGTGGGAGGGTGAGCTGCATGCCTCGCTCACGCCCGCCCGCCAGGACATCACCTATAAAGGGGAACAGGTGAGCGTCAAAGGGCAGTTGCGCGGCCAGACGCTCTCCATCAGCCAGTTCGATGTGCACCTGCCGGACCAGCCGCAGCCCGTGAAGCTGGTCGGTGAATTTACCCTGCCGCTGGTGCCGGACGGCGTACCGGTGAAGGGGCACACAGTCGCAACCTTTAACGTGCCACAGTTATCCTCGCTGGTCGATGCCGATCTGGACTGGGAGGACAATCAGGGCCAGCTGGTGGTCATGGCGCGGGACAACCCCGAGCCGCTGCTCGATTTACCGTGGCAGATCACCGCTCAGCAGTTGACCATCAGCGACGGACGCTGGAACTGGTCAGCCTCCGGTATGCCAATGAGCGGTCGCGTCGGCCTGAAAGTGGATAACTGGCAGCAGGGGCTGGAGAAAGCCACCTTCACGGGGCGGCTCAACGTGCTGACCCAGGGGGATGCGGGTAAGGGCAACGCGGTGCTGAATATCGGTCCCGGCTCGCTCAGTATGGAAAACAGCGCTATGCCGCTGCACCTGAGCGGTGAAGCCAAGCAAAACGATCTGATCCTCTATGCCAGACTCCCGGCTCAACTGACCGGTAGCCTTTACGAACCGCAGCTTACCTTTGAACCCGGCGCATTATTGCGCTCGCGCGGACGCATCATTGATTCGCTGGATATCGATGAGATCCGCTGGCCGCTGGCGGGCGTGAAGCTCACGCAGAAGGGCGTGGATGGCCGCCTGCAAGCCATTCTGCGGGCGCACGAGAACGAGATGGGCGATTTTGAGCTGCATCTGGACGGCCAGGCTAACGACTTTTTACCGGATAACGGTTTGTGGCAGTGGCGTTACTGGGGCAAAGGGAACTTCACGCCGATGAACGCGCGCTGGGATGTCCGGGGAACCGGAGAGTGGCGCGACAACGTTATCGAACTGACCGATCTCTCCACGGGGTTCGACAAATTGCAGTACGGCACGATGCTGGTCAGCAAACCACGTCTGGTGCTGGATCACCCGGTGCGCTGGTCGCGGGACCCGGAAAACCCCACCTTTAGCGGCGCGCTCGCGCTCAATGCCGGGCAAACAAGCTTCTCGGGTGGAAGCGTGCTGCCGCCGTCCGTTTTGACCTTCAGCGTGGACGGGACAGACCCGACGGTGTTCCAGTTTAAAGGGAAACTTCATGCAGACGACATCGGGCCGGTCCAGGTCAACGGGCGCTGGGACGGCGAACGTCTTCGCGGTCAGGCCTGGTGGCCAAAACAGTCTCTGACGGTGTTCCAGCCGCTGATCCCTCCAGACTGGAAAATGACCCTGCGCGGCGGCGAAATGTACGCGCAGGTCGCTTTCTCGGCGGCGCCCGATCAGGGCTTTGAGGCCGGGGGGCACGGGGTGCTCAACGCGGGCAGCGCGTGGATGCCGGATAACGAGATTAATGGCGTTGACTTCGTTCTGCCGTTCCGCTTAAGTCAGGGCACCTGGTCGCTGGGCACGCGCGGGCCGGTAACGTTACGAATCGACGAGGTGAAAAACCTGGTCACGGCCCGAAATATCACCGCGGATCTCCAGGGCGATTACCCCTGGACGGAAGCGAACCCGCTCCTGCTCACCAACGTGAAGGTGGAAGCGCTCGGCGGGAAAATCACCATGCAGCAGTTGCGAATGCCGCAGCACGATCCGGCTTTACTGCGCGTGGATAATATTTCCTCCAGCGAACTGATAAGCGCGGTAAATCCGAAGCAGTTTGCCATGTCCGGCCCGGTGAGCGGCGCGCTGCCGTTCTGGCTGGACAATGAAAAATGGATCATTAAAGATGGCTGGCTGACTAACCCGGGGCCGATGACGCTGCGTATCGACCAGGACACGGCAGATGCCATTGTGAAAGACAACGTAGTTGCCGGGGCGGCGATCAACTGGCTCCGCTATATGGAAATTTCGCAGTCGTGGACAAAACTCAATGTGGATAATCTGGGTGTGTTAACCATGCAGGCGACCATCAAAGGCACCAGCCGCGTCGAGGGTAAAAGCAGCTTCGTGAACCTGAATTACACCCATGAAGAGAACATTTTTACCCTCTGGCGCAGCCTGCGCTTCGGGGACAATCTGCAAACATGGTTTGAGCAACATGCGGCGATACCCCTTCTCCGCAGTTCGACAGGCAAGGAAAGTGAGGAACAACAATGA
- a CDS encoding winged helix-turn-helix domain-containing protein produces MLFIIEDRVYFRIDDGALWEKNDEGAKVILSPIVARLLHLFLQEKGRVVTREEIMNYVWEKHGLEPSNNSLNQYVSQLRKLMAHFQLPDETLRTVPREGFILSHELTIRTENDSLSFTPASLSEESHHLKQKIKPPMGNWAIFFLLLILIATPVVVIFSTDMMHKQSMSITPTKIGHVGNCPVYAVLMGRNAQLNEALSSAKDYIGQNNISCNDDSILYFFSTGGVLKNQSGRAFLSHCYMKDNEIISCMDYAYHSWM; encoded by the coding sequence ATGCTTTTTATCATTGAGGATCGTGTTTACTTTCGTATCGACGATGGCGCACTGTGGGAGAAAAATGACGAAGGAGCCAAGGTCATTCTCAGCCCGATCGTTGCCAGACTGCTGCACCTGTTTTTGCAGGAAAAAGGCAGAGTCGTGACAAGGGAAGAAATCATGAATTATGTTTGGGAGAAGCATGGATTAGAACCTTCCAATAACAGTCTCAATCAATATGTCTCCCAGCTGCGTAAGTTGATGGCTCATTTTCAGCTTCCCGATGAAACCCTCAGAACAGTACCCAGAGAGGGTTTTATACTCAGTCATGAGTTAACGATTAGAACAGAAAATGATTCATTATCTTTCACTCCGGCATCATTGAGTGAAGAATCACATCACCTCAAGCAAAAAATTAAGCCGCCAATGGGCAATTGGGCGATCTTTTTTTTACTGCTGATTCTCATCGCCACGCCTGTGGTGGTAATCTTTTCCACTGATATGATGCATAAACAAAGTATGTCCATTACACCGACTAAAATAGGACACGTTGGGAATTGCCCGGTGTATGCCGTGCTGATGGGGCGAAATGCGCAATTAAACGAGGCGCTTTCCTCTGCTAAAGATTATATCGGACAAAACAACATCTCCTGCAACGATGACAGCATCCTTTACTTTTTCTCCACCGGAGGGGTACTGAAGAATCAAAGTGGAAGAGCATTCTTATCACATTGCTATATGAAGGATAATGAAATTATTTCCTGTATGGATTACGCCTATCATTCCTGGATGTAA